From one uncultured Paludibacter sp. genomic stretch:
- a CDS encoding Tetratricopeptide TPR_1 repeat-containing protein gives MYLKNVLFTMICLMPSLTFAQKEANDVISGNRLYKKEKFTEAEIEYRKAIVKNNKSFEANYNLGNALYKQGKFDEAMKQYQAALPFVGSDKKKAAAEFHNMGNSLLSQKKIEESIKAFQLALKNNPSDNETRYNLAYAMALLKKQQQNNQNNKDNKNNQDKNKDQQQNKDQNQDKQQDKENKKPQPQPQEPQMSKENAQQILDALQQDEKDAKEKADKARARGVKRAEKDW, from the coding sequence ATGTATTTGAAAAATGTTCTTTTTACAATGATTTGTTTAATGCCGTCGTTGACTTTTGCGCAGAAAGAAGCCAATGATGTGATTTCCGGCAATCGACTTTATAAAAAAGAAAAATTTACCGAAGCAGAAATTGAATATCGGAAAGCGATAGTAAAAAACAACAAATCATTTGAAGCAAATTACAATTTAGGCAATGCACTTTATAAACAAGGTAAATTTGATGAAGCTATGAAACAATATCAGGCGGCATTACCTTTTGTGGGCTCAGACAAGAAAAAAGCTGCTGCCGAATTTCACAATATGGGAAATTCGTTACTTTCTCAAAAGAAAATTGAAGAAAGTATTAAAGCATTTCAATTGGCTTTGAAAAATAATCCATCAGATAATGAAACGCGCTATAATTTAGCTTATGCAATGGCGTTATTAAAAAAACAGCAACAAAATAACCAGAATAACAAAGACAATAAAAACAATCAGGATAAAAACAAAGACCAGCAACAAAATAAAGATCAAAATCAGGATAAACAACAAGATAAAGAAAACAAAAAACCTCAGCCACAGCCGCAGGAACCGCAAATGTCGAAAGAAAATGCACAACAAATTTTGGATGCTTTGCAGCAGGATGAAAAAGACGCCAAAGAAAAAGCAGACAAAGCGCGTGCAAGAGGCGTGAAACGTGCGGAAAAGGACTGGTAA
- a CDS encoding von Willebrand factor type A: protein MFRFARIEYLFLLIPVLLLVAAFVYTSYQRKKNIKLWGNPALIASLMPNVSYLRPHIKFYSQLLAIILIVVMLAQPQFGTKEENVKKKGIEVMVALDVSNSMMAQDIQPSRLDKAKQILSKLVDGMSNDKIGLIVFAGDAYIQLPITTDYVSAKMFLSSINTQMVPRQGTAIGSAIDMAIKSFGPKSTASRAIIVITDGENHEDDAVAAAKLAAENGIKIYVVGMGKPEGAPIPIGGTMSFKKDKEGNVVVSKLNEEMCNSIAQAGKGIYVRADNTNSALRTVSKELDKLAKADIETKIYSQYNEQFQSFAFIALILLVVDTFIFNRKNKQLSRINIFGEN, encoded by the coding sequence ATGTTTCGATTTGCACGCATAGAATACTTGTTTTTGCTTATACCGGTACTTTTATTGGTAGCGGCTTTTGTTTATACATCCTATCAACGAAAGAAAAATATTAAATTATGGGGTAATCCGGCTTTAATTGCTTCGTTGATGCCGAATGTGTCGTACTTACGTCCGCATATTAAATTTTACAGTCAATTATTGGCAATTATTCTCATAGTTGTTATGTTGGCACAGCCACAGTTTGGAACAAAAGAAGAAAACGTAAAGAAAAAAGGGATAGAAGTAATGGTGGCGTTGGACGTTTCAAATTCTATGATGGCGCAAGATATACAACCAAGCCGTTTGGATAAAGCAAAACAAATTCTGTCGAAATTGGTGGATGGAATGAGCAACGATAAAATTGGTTTGATTGTTTTTGCAGGAGACGCTTATATTCAGTTACCGATAACTACGGATTATGTTTCGGCTAAAATGTTTCTTTCATCCATCAATACACAAATGGTACCCCGTCAGGGAACGGCAATTGGTTCCGCAATTGATATGGCAATAAAATCATTCGGTCCCAAATCTACCGCTTCACGTGCTATTATTGTAATTACCGATGGAGAAAATCACGAAGATGATGCAGTTGCGGCGGCAAAATTAGCGGCAGAAAACGGCATAAAAATATACGTTGTGGGAATGGGAAAACCGGAAGGAGCTCCAATTCCTATTGGGGGAACAATGAGTTTTAAAAAAGATAAAGAAGGAAATGTAGTTGTATCGAAACTTAACGAAGAAATGTGTAACAGCATTGCACAGGCAGGAAAAGGAATTTATGTGCGGGCTGATAATACAAATTCTGCTTTGCGTACCGTAAGTAAGGAGTTGGATAAACTTGCAAAAGCAGATATTGAAACAAAAATATATTCACAGTACAACGAGCAGTTTCAGTCGTTTGCATTTATCGCTCTTATTTTATTGGTTGTGGATACATTTATATTCAACAGAAAAAACAAACAGCTTAGTAGAATCAATATTTTTGGAGAAAATTAA
- a CDS encoding von Willebrand factor type A yields the protein MTFHNPGYLFFLLLLIPIVFWYWWKMRNSDASVQISSVGKLKKMSQTKRLKFRHLPFLLRMLALAALILAIARPQTSSSWRSETTEGIDIMMAMDISGTMQAEDLRPNRIEAAKSVASEFIISRPNDNIGLVVFAAESFTLCPLTIDHNVLLNLFSSVKYGMIEDGTAIGLGLANAVNRVKEGKSKSKVVILLTDGSNNQGDIAPVTAAEIAKTFGIRVYAIGIGSHGMVNIPVPTPFGVRYQQMQSEFDEETLKQIADKTGGKYFRATNNAKLREIYQEIDQLEKTKINVKEFSNKTELFYVFGLLSFLFLFAEILLKNTWLRTAP from the coding sequence ATGACATTCCATAATCCTGGATATTTGTTTTTTTTATTACTGTTGATACCAATTGTTTTTTGGTATTGGTGGAAAATGCGCAACTCTGATGCAAGTGTTCAAATTTCTTCAGTGGGGAAATTAAAAAAAATGTCCCAAACTAAGAGATTGAAATTTCGTCATTTGCCATTTCTTTTAAGAATGCTTGCATTGGCAGCTCTTATTTTGGCAATTGCACGTCCGCAAACATCAAGCAGTTGGCGTTCGGAAACTACCGAAGGAATTGATATTATGATGGCAATGGATATTTCGGGAACAATGCAGGCGGAAGATTTACGTCCAAACCGCATCGAAGCCGCAAAATCCGTAGCATCCGAGTTTATAATTTCACGTCCGAACGATAACATTGGATTGGTGGTTTTTGCAGCCGAAAGTTTCACGCTTTGTCCGCTCACAATTGACCATAATGTGTTGCTCAATCTTTTTTCAAGTGTAAAATACGGAATGATTGAAGATGGAACAGCCATCGGACTTGGTTTGGCAAATGCTGTAAATAGAGTAAAAGAAGGCAAATCAAAATCAAAAGTAGTGATTTTGTTAACGGATGGCTCCAATAATCAGGGAGATATTGCACCTGTTACAGCCGCCGAAATTGCAAAAACATTCGGAATTCGTGTGTATGCTATTGGAATTGGTTCGCACGGAATGGTAAATATTCCGGTTCCTACACCGTTTGGAGTTCGTTATCAGCAAATGCAATCAGAATTTGATGAAGAAACTTTGAAACAAATAGCGGATAAAACCGGAGGAAAATATTTCAGGGCTACAAATAATGCCAAATTACGCGAAATTTATCAGGAAATCGATCAATTGGAAAAAACGAAAATAAATGTAAAAGAATTCAGTAATAAAACCGAATTATTTTACGTGTTCGGTTTGTTATCATTTTTATTTTTATTTGCTGAGATATTGTTGAAAAATACTTGGTTGCGAACAGCGCCATAA
- a CDS encoding conserved exported hypothetical protein (Evidence 4 : Unknown function but conserved in other organisms) produces MKHSFLYIFLFFLSGVGLLNAQPITVKAKMDSTQMWIGNQTALRFEVVQSPKQKVNFPLFSDTIVGALEIVQQQKLDTVKLSADKIQVNAHYVVTSFHDSLIYVPEYPFVSGNDTAWSNSTSIKVIQPFKIDTTSNVIADIKPVFKPKFNWAEFFKKFLLVSLVIALVVLLFFLVRRFKGKKPIFVTEKSKSIIPAHVEALEKLDKIKNEKIWQQGRIKEYHTELTDVIRNYIERAFNINSMEITSEEILQKMQFLKADKPAAYDGLKQILQLADLVKFAKWNPATTENELSLLNAYLFVNQTKVEEIKPLDEIKEEILDTKEDNKVEK; encoded by the coding sequence ATGAAACATTCTTTTTTATATATTTTTCTCTTTTTTCTGTCAGGTGTTGGATTATTGAATGCTCAACCAATTACGGTAAAAGCTAAAATGGATTCTACACAGATGTGGATTGGAAATCAAACTGCGTTGCGTTTTGAGGTGGTGCAATCTCCGAAACAAAAAGTAAATTTCCCTTTGTTTTCTGATACTATTGTGGGAGCATTAGAAATTGTACAACAACAAAAGTTAGATACGGTAAAACTTTCTGCCGATAAAATTCAGGTCAATGCACATTATGTAGTTACTTCATTTCATGACTCATTGATTTATGTACCGGAATATCCTTTCGTTTCAGGGAATGATACCGCTTGGAGTAATTCTACGTCGATAAAAGTGATACAACCTTTCAAAATAGATACAACTTCCAATGTGATTGCTGATATTAAACCTGTATTCAAGCCGAAATTTAACTGGGCAGAGTTTTTTAAGAAGTTTCTCTTAGTTTCTCTTGTAATTGCTTTGGTAGTTTTACTGTTCTTCTTAGTACGACGGTTTAAAGGTAAAAAACCAATTTTTGTTACGGAAAAATCAAAATCAATCATTCCCGCGCATGTAGAAGCTTTAGAAAAGCTGGACAAAATAAAAAATGAAAAAATTTGGCAACAAGGACGAATTAAGGAATATCACACAGAACTTACAGATGTAATTCGTAATTATATCGAACGTGCTTTTAATATAAACAGTATGGAAATTACTTCGGAAGAAATTCTTCAAAAAATGCAATTTCTTAAAGCCGATAAACCTGCTGCATACGATGGATTGAAACAGATTTTACAGTTAGCTGATTTAGTGAAATTTGCAAAATGGAATCCTGCCACAACTGAAAACGAATTAAGTTTATTAAATGCGTATTTGTTTGTAAATCAAACAAAAGTAGAAGAAATAAAACCCTTAGACGAGATAAAAGAAGAAATTTTAGATACGAAAGAGGATAACAAAGTAGAAAAGTAG